In the Brassica napus cultivar Da-Ae chromosome A7, Da-Ae, whole genome shotgun sequence genome, one interval contains:
- the LOC106353480 gene encoding indole glucosinolate O-methyltransferase 4, protein MADQLQNPLNTSPKPGLIKEEEQEMVALQAERIVYSLTFPMVFKAALELGVIDTMAAVEDGMWLSPSEIASRLPTKPTNPEAPLMLDRMMRLLTSHSILKCRVVETGENDQTGKIERVYAGEHVCKFFLKDCDGSGSLRSMFMLCHDHVVFKNMSHIKDVILEGTDACVSAHGMKVFEYIASDEQFAEKFNPGMSESSTMFMKKFLEKYKGFEDVNTLVDVGGAVGTLLDVVTSKYPHIKGINFDLPPAIAYAPAYPGVEHVAGDMLVEIPKGDAIIMKWILHAWNDENFVKILKNCWASLPEKGKVIVLDVVMPTEPKCDDLASNLRFTLDMFILTQRSGGRERTLPELEALGCAAGFSRCEFICRAYSLSLIEFRK, encoded by the exons ATGGCGGACCAACTTCAAAATCCCTTAAACACTTCTCCTAAACCGGGTCtgatcaaagaagaagaacaagaaatggTGGCCTTGCAAGCCGAGAGGATCGTGTACTCCTTGACGTTCCCAATGGTTTTCAAAGCTGCCTTGGAGCTGGGAGTCATCGACACAATGGCTGCGGTTGAGGATGGCATGTGGCTCTCGCCTTCCGAGATAGCGTCTCGTCTACCTACTAAACCCACCAATCCAGAGGCTCCACTGATGCTGGACCGGATGATGCGATTACTCACCAGCCACTCGATCTTGAAATGTCGTGTTGTTGAAACCGGAGAGAACGACCAAACCGGAAAGATCGAAAGGGTATACGCAGGTGAACATGTTTGCAAGTTTTTCTTGAAAGATTGTGACGGCTCGGGTTCTCTCAGATCTATGTTCATGTTGTGCCATGACCACGTCGTTTTCAAGAATAT GTCACATATAAAGGATGTGATATTAGAAGGAACAGATGCATGTGTTTCTGCCCACGGTATGAAAGTCTTCGAATACATTGCATCTGATGAACAATTCGCTGAGAAGTTTAACCCGGGAATGTCGGAATCTTCAACCATGTTCATGAAGAAGTTTCTAGAAAAATACAAAGGATTTGAAGATGTTAACACCTTGGTGGATGTTGGAGGAGCTGTTGGAACCCTACTAGATGTAGTCACTTCCAAGTATCCTCATATCAAGGGCATCAATTTCGACTTACCACCGGCTATTGCCTATGCTCCTGCTTATCCcg GAGTGGAACATGTGGCAGGAGACATGTTAGTAGAAATTCCAAAGGGAGATGCTATTATCATGAAA TGGATACTGCATGCTTGGAACGATGAAAACTTtgttaaaattctcaaaaactGCTGGGCAAGTCTCCCAGAGAAAGGAAAAGTGATAGTTCTCGACGTGGTTATGCCAACAGAACCAAAGTGTGACGACTTAGCTTCTAACTTGCGGTTCACTTTAGACATGTTCATATTAACACAACGTTCAGGTGGTAGAGAAAGGACTCTTCCCGAATTGGAGGCTTTAGGTTGTGCTGCAGGCTTTAGTCGTTGCGAGTTCATTTGCCGGGCCTATTCTTTGTCTCTTATTGAGTTCCGCAAATAG
- the LOC106356929 gene encoding indole glucosinolate O-methyltransferase 1-like gives MSYHFQGPVTTNPKQVLTKEEQVADENMVSSQAESIVNTLAFPMVLKAALELGVIDTIAAAGNGAWLSPSEITVRLPTKPTNPEAPVLLDRMLRLLVSHSMLKCRMVKSREKGRTGKMERVYAAEPVCKYFLKDSDGSGSLASLLIMFHDQVIFKTWTKLKDVILEGRDAFSNAHGMRIFEYINLDERFGELFHQAMSESSTMVMKKVLEVYRGFEGVNTLVDVGGANGTILGLITSKYPHIKGVNFDLAQVLTNAPFYPGVEHVSGDMFIEVPKGDAIFMKWILHDWADQHCIKILKNCWKSLPEKGKVIIVERVTPTEPKGGDFLSDIMFAMDLLMLTQCSGGKERSLSQFENLAFGSGFGRCEFICRAYSFSLIEFHKLI, from the exons ATGTCATACCATTTTCAAGGGCCCGTAACCACTAACCCTAAACAGGTTTTAACCAAAGAAGAACAAGTAGCCGACGAGAACATGGTGAGCTCGCAAGCCGAGAGTATAGTTAACACTCTGGCTTTCCCTATGGTTCTTAAAGCCGCCTTGGAGCTCGGCGTCATCGATACCATCGCTGCTGCAGGCAATGGCGCGTGGCTTTCACCCTCCGAGATAACGGTTCGTCTTCCAACCAAGCCAACGAACCCGGAGGCACCGGTTTTGCTGGACCGGATGCTGCGGTTACTCGTCAGCCACTCGATGTTGAAGTGCCGTATGGTAAAAAGCAGAGAAAAAGGTCGAACCGGAAAGATGGAAAGGGTATACGCAGCCGAACCGGTTTGCAAGTATTTCTTGAAAGATAGTGACGGTTCTGGTTCTCTCGCGTCTTTGCTCATCATGTTCCATGACCAAGTCATTTTTAAGACTTG GACAAAGCTCAAGGATGTGATACTGGAAGGAAGAGATGCGTTCAGCAATGCACACGGCATGAGAATATTTGAATACATTAATTTGGACGAACGATTCGGTGAGCTATTTCACCAGGCAATGTCGGAATCTTCCACGATGGTCATGAAGAAGGTGCTAGAAGTTTACAGAGGTTTTGAAGGTGTTAACACTCTCGTGGATGTAGGAGGAGCAAATGGCACCATATTAGGTTTAATCACATCCAAGTATCCTCATATCAAGGGTGTTAATTTCGACCTAGCTCAGGTTTTAACCAATGCTCCATTTTATCCAG GAGTTGAACATGTCTCTGGAGACATGTTTATAGAAGTTCCAAAGGGAGATGCCATCTTTATGAAA TGGATATTACATGATTGGGCGGACCAACATTGTATTAAGATTCTAAAGAATTGTTGGAAGAGTCTACCGGAAAAAGGGAAAGTGATCATTGTAGAGAGGGTTACACCAACAGAACCAAAGGGTGGTGACTTTTTATCTGACATTATGTTCGCTATGGACCTGCTAATGTTGACACAATGTTCGGGTGGCAAAGAGAGATCTCTTTCACAATTCGAGAACTTAGCATTCGGGTCAG GCTTTGGTCGTTGCGAGTTTATTTGCCGTGCCTATTCTTTCTCGCTTATTGAGTTTCACAAATTGATTTGA
- the LOC106353481 gene encoding acetyltransferase At1g77540-like: MMKLSFGSRLHHLAMAATSGAKITATEPPKIVWNAGKHRFETEDHEAFIDYKLRNNGKVMDLVHTYVPSSKRGLGLASLLCIAAFEHASSHSLSVVPSCSYVSDTFLPRNPTWKPLVHSEDPKSSI; encoded by the exons ATGATGAAACTTTCCTTTGGTTCACGGTTACATCATTTGGCGATGGCGGCGACATCGGGAGCGAAGATTACGGCGACTGAGCCACCGAAGATAGTTTGGAACGCGGGGAAACACCGGTTCGAAACCGAAGATCACGAAGCTTTCATCGACTACAAACTGAGAAACAACGGAAAAGTAATGGATCTGGTCCACACCTACGTCCCTTCCTCAAAACGAGGGTTAGGTTTAGCTTCCCTCCTATGCATCGCCGCCTTCGAACACGCTTCCTCTCACTCCCTCTCCGTCGTCCCTTCCTGCTCCTACGTTTCC GACACGTTTCTTCCTAGGAACCCGACGTGGAAGCCTCTGGTTCATTCGGAGGATCCCAAGTCTAGCATCTGA